One region of Acidovorax sp. T1 genomic DNA includes:
- a CDS encoding thioredoxin family protein: protein MPYIAQHLAQAPTRAEVDSLPGATVLEFGTPWCGHCQRAQPLIAQALHDRADVAHLKVEDGPGQRLGRSFGVKLWPTLVFLRDGKEVARVVRPQDARAMAQLLGAATAG, encoded by the coding sequence ATGCCCTACATTGCCCAACACCTCGCCCAAGCCCCCACCCGCGCCGAGGTGGATAGCCTGCCCGGCGCCACCGTGCTCGAATTCGGCACCCCGTGGTGCGGCCATTGCCAGCGCGCCCAGCCGCTCATCGCGCAGGCCCTGCACGACCGGGCGGACGTGGCCCACCTCAAGGTGGAAGACGGCCCCGGCCAGCGCCTGGGACGCAGCTTTGGCGTGAAACTCTGGCCCACGCTGGTGTTCCTGCGCGATGGGAAGGAAGTGGCGCGCGTGGTGCGGCCGCAAGACGCACGGGCGATGGCCCAACTGCTCGGCGCAGCCACAGCGGGCTGA
- a CDS encoding YbaB/EbfC family nucleoid-associated protein, producing MFNKGQLAGLMKQAQAMQDNLKKAQDELAFIEVEGESGAGLVKVLMTCKHDVKRITIDPSLLAEDKDMLEDLVAAAFNAAVRKAEETSAEKMGKLTQGMPGLPGGMKFPF from the coding sequence ATGTTCAACAAGGGACAACTCGCCGGCCTCATGAAGCAAGCCCAGGCCATGCAGGACAACCTGAAAAAGGCCCAGGATGAGCTGGCTTTCATCGAGGTGGAAGGCGAATCGGGCGCAGGCCTGGTGAAGGTGCTGATGACCTGCAAGCACGACGTCAAGCGCATCACCATCGACCCCAGCCTGCTGGCCGAAGACAAGGACATGCTGGAAGACCTGGTGGCGGCGGCGTTCAATGCCGCGGTGCGCAAGGCGGAAGAAACTTCGGCGGAGAAGATGGGCAAGCTCACGCAAGGGATGCCAGGCCTCCCCGGCGGCATGAAATTCCCTTTTTGA
- a CDS encoding ABC transporter substrate-binding protein, whose product MPVPPVSRRAFGALSALSAVAACAPASWAQAPGTAAGRITIAVGGQAVLYHLPLTIADRLGFFQAEGLDVVVQDFAGGALALQAVRNGTAQVCSGAYEHTLRQQSRGQDYRAFVLQGRAPQQALGVSVRALPGYRGPADLRGRRIGVSAPGSSTQVMASVLLARAGVDVREVSFVGVGAGATALAALRSGHIHALCHADPIMALLEQRGEVRLVSDLRTLNAAQEVFGGAMPASCLYAPQAFLQKEPLVAQALANAMVHALKWLQTAAPADLVRAVPASDLLGNRAVYLAAFNRVRETFSPHGLMPEDGPATALRALAKIYPGMAGPRASLQRSYTNDLARKAREKFGV is encoded by the coding sequence ATGCCCGTTCCTCCTGTCAGCCGTCGCGCCTTTGGTGCCCTGTCCGCATTGTCGGCAGTGGCGGCGTGCGCGCCGGCATCCTGGGCGCAGGCGCCAGGCACTGCGGCGGGGCGTATCACTATTGCCGTGGGCGGGCAGGCCGTGCTGTACCACCTGCCCCTGACCATTGCGGACCGGCTGGGTTTTTTCCAGGCCGAGGGGCTGGATGTCGTGGTGCAGGACTTCGCCGGTGGCGCCCTGGCTTTGCAGGCGGTGCGCAACGGTACGGCCCAGGTCTGCTCGGGGGCTTATGAGCACACCCTGCGCCAGCAAAGCCGGGGCCAGGATTACCGCGCTTTCGTGCTGCAAGGGCGGGCGCCGCAGCAGGCGCTGGGCGTGTCTGTGCGGGCGCTGCCGGGCTACCGCGGGCCAGCCGATCTGCGGGGGCGGCGCATCGGTGTCTCGGCCCCGGGCTCATCCACCCAGGTGATGGCAAGCGTGCTGTTGGCGCGTGCGGGTGTGGATGTGCGCGAGGTGTCTTTTGTGGGCGTGGGCGCCGGTGCTACCGCCCTGGCGGCTCTGCGCTCGGGTCACATCCATGCGTTGTGCCATGCCGATCCGATCATGGCACTGCTGGAGCAGCGGGGCGAGGTGCGCCTGGTCAGTGACCTGCGCACGCTCAATGCCGCGCAGGAGGTGTTTGGCGGTGCCATGCCAGCCAGTTGCCTGTATGCCCCCCAGGCATTTCTGCAAAAGGAGCCGCTGGTGGCGCAAGCGCTGGCCAACGCCATGGTGCACGCACTTAAATGGCTGCAAACCGCTGCGCCGGCGGATCTGGTCAGGGCGGTGCCCGCCAGTGACCTGCTGGGTAACAGGGCCGTCTATCTGGCGGCATTCAACCGGGTGCGCGAGACGTTTTCGCCCCATGGACTCATGCCCGAGGACGGCCCGGCAACGGCCTTGCGGGCGCTTGCCAAGATCTATCCGGGCATGGCCGGCCCACGGGCCAGCCTGCAGCGCAGCTATACCAACGACCTGGCCCGCAAGGCGCGGGAGAAATTCGGGGTTTGA
- a CDS encoding transglycosylase SLT domain-containing protein encodes MKILRFACLAGLLWLTGCATNGTTSSGPFNTGSSSGTASHTPVIPNGPLSPITASRAASSEVASLFTPVDLWERIRRGFAMPDLQHELVQDREQWYASRPDYMQRMTERSSKYLFHIVEELERRGMPTELALLPYIESAFNPQAVSSAKAAGMWQFMPATGNYFDLKQNAFRDDRRDVLASTRAALDYLQKLHGMFGDWHLALAAYNWGEGSVGRAIAKNQKAGLGTGYTDLNMPAETRLYVPKLQAVKNIVANPEAFRTELPLIENHPYFQTVDITNDIDVAVVAQLAGIREADFRALNPAFHRPTIFAAGTPQILLPWDNARVFQRNLEAKNQGQYASWTVWSVPTTMSVAEAAQRTGMGEADLRSLNNIPPRMLIKAGSALMVPRTTTTRQDVSAHLADNGQLALTPEIVTRRTTVRAGKRDTVRSIAQRYRVSADHVADWNDVKASAAFKAGQQVVMFLPVRMGQGASTSRSASRKPNLKATASAPTRKGGKPARKRR; translated from the coding sequence ATGAAAATTCTGCGCTTCGCCTGCCTTGCGGGCCTGCTCTGGCTGACCGGCTGCGCCACCAATGGCACCACCTCCAGCGGCCCCTTCAACACCGGTTCGTCGTCGGGCACCGCCAGCCACACCCCTGTCATCCCCAACGGGCCGTTGAGCCCGATCACGGCCAGCCGGGCCGCCAGCAGCGAAGTGGCATCGCTGTTCACGCCCGTCGACCTGTGGGAGCGCATTCGCCGCGGCTTTGCCATGCCCGACCTGCAGCACGAACTGGTGCAGGACCGCGAGCAGTGGTACGCCAGCCGCCCCGACTACATGCAGCGCATGACCGAGCGCTCCAGCAAATACCTGTTCCACATTGTCGAAGAGCTGGAACGCCGGGGCATGCCCACCGAGCTGGCACTGCTGCCCTACATTGAGAGCGCCTTCAATCCGCAGGCCGTGTCCAGCGCCAAGGCCGCCGGCATGTGGCAGTTCATGCCCGCCACCGGCAATTATTTTGACCTCAAGCAAAACGCCTTTCGCGACGACCGCCGCGATGTGCTGGCATCGACCCGCGCCGCCCTTGACTACCTGCAAAAGCTGCACGGCATGTTTGGCGACTGGCACCTGGCCCTGGCCGCCTACAACTGGGGCGAAGGCAGCGTGGGCCGCGCCATTGCCAAGAACCAGAAGGCAGGCCTGGGCACCGGCTACACCGACCTGAACATGCCCGCCGAGACGCGGCTGTATGTGCCCAAGCTGCAGGCCGTCAAGAACATCGTGGCCAACCCCGAGGCGTTTCGCACCGAGTTGCCGCTGATCGAAAACCACCCTTATTTCCAGACGGTGGACATCACCAACGACATCGATGTAGCCGTGGTGGCCCAGCTGGCCGGGATCCGCGAAGCAGATTTTCGGGCCCTGAACCCGGCGTTCCACCGCCCCACCATTTTTGCCGCTGGAACCCCCCAGATCCTGCTGCCCTGGGACAACGCGCGCGTGTTCCAGCGCAACCTGGAGGCCAAGAACCAGGGGCAATACGCCAGCTGGACGGTGTGGTCGGTGCCCACCACCATGAGCGTGGCCGAGGCCGCCCAGCGCACCGGCATGGGCGAAGCCGACCTGCGCAGCCTCAACAACATCCCGCCGCGCATGCTGATCAAGGCGGGCTCGGCACTGATGGTGCCCCGCACCACCACCACCCGCCAGGACGTGTCGGCCCACCTGGCAGACAACGGCCAGCTGGCCCTCACCCCCGAAATCGTCACCCGTCGCACCACGGTGCGTGCCGGCAAGCGCGACACCGTGCGCAGCATTGCACAGCGCTACCGCGTCAGCGCCGACCATGTGGCGGACTGGAACGATGTGAAGGCCAGCGCCGCCTTCAAGGCCGGCCAGCAGGTCGTCATGTTCTTGCCCGTGCGCATGGGCCAGGGCGCCTCGACAAGCCGCAGCGCCAGCCGCAAGCCCAACCTGAAAGCCACCGCTTCCGCTCCCACGCGCAAGGGTGGCAAGCCCGCCAGGAAGCGGCGCTGA
- a CDS encoding MFS transporter: MQRHWPPFAWVCFAMCVGVMGTALASPLYPLYQAHWGLQPSHITGIYVAYMFGALASLLFLGRLSDRFGFLPVLRNGLVLVTSGVLLSALAWSVASFVASRVLIGIASGMITTSASIGLTQLNRSGNVMRASAMTSFAMALGFGLGPLVGGLMAQWVPLPLVTAYAPSVVLGVLAIYALYQVQLAPAASAAAPAPFALHDWLPRITLPQPALRRPFLIASLGAFSTFSIFGLYASLAPSFMAHMVPWHGPAVSGLSIAMILFLSAGFQWLARPVHTKTCAIVGLGLLAACNLLLIATTYTNLPLLFVLSVLCTAAGHGLVNLAGIAIVNKVAGPQNRSGLLSTYLVVGYLGTILPILGVGWLSDHLGLPVAIVIFCGAMALLTGALAWLARRTPVIEQA, encoded by the coding sequence ATGCAACGTCATTGGCCTCCGTTTGCCTGGGTCTGTTTTGCCATGTGCGTGGGCGTCATGGGCACAGCCCTGGCCAGCCCGCTGTATCCGCTGTACCAGGCCCACTGGGGTCTGCAGCCCAGCCACATCACGGGCATTTATGTGGCCTATATGTTCGGGGCGCTGGCCAGCCTGCTGTTTCTGGGGCGGCTGAGCGACCGGTTTGGTTTCTTGCCGGTGCTGCGCAATGGCCTGGTGCTGGTCACGTCCGGCGTGCTGCTGTCGGCGCTGGCCTGGAGCGTCGCGTCGTTTGTCGCCAGCCGCGTGCTGATCGGCATTGCCTCGGGAATGATCACCACCTCGGCGTCGATTGGTCTCACACAACTGAACCGCAGCGGCAACGTGATGCGCGCCTCGGCCATGACGAGTTTTGCCATGGCGTTGGGCTTTGGCCTGGGGCCGCTGGTGGGTGGGCTGATGGCCCAGTGGGTGCCCCTGCCGCTGGTGACAGCCTATGCGCCCAGCGTGGTGCTGGGGGTGCTGGCGATCTATGCGCTATATCAAGTGCAGCTGGCGCCTGCAGCCTCGGCCGCCGCGCCAGCGCCGTTTGCCTTGCATGACTGGCTGCCGCGCATCACGCTGCCGCAACCTGCCCTGCGCCGCCCGTTTCTGATTGCCAGCCTGGGGGCGTTCAGCACCTTCAGCATCTTTGGCCTTTATGCATCGCTGGCGCCGAGCTTCATGGCGCACATGGTGCCCTGGCATGGCCCGGCCGTGAGCGGCCTGTCGATCGCCATGATTTTGTTTCTCTCTGCCGGCTTTCAGTGGCTGGCCCGGCCGGTGCACACCAAGACCTGTGCCATCGTGGGCCTGGGGCTGCTGGCGGCCTGCAACCTGCTGTTGATTGCCACCACCTACACCAACCTGCCGCTGCTGTTTGTGCTGAGCGTGCTGTGCACCGCCGCGGGCCATGGCCTGGTGAACCTGGCGGGCATTGCCATCGTGAACAAGGTAGCGGGCCCGCAGAACCGGTCTGGCCTGCTGTCCACTTATCTGGTGGTGGGCTACCTGGGCACCATCCTGCCCATCCTGGGTGTGGGTTGGCTGTCGGACCACCTGGGCCTGCCGGTGGCCATCGTGATTTTCTGCGGCGCGATGGCACTGTTGACCGGCGCGCTGGCCTGGCTGGCCCGCCGCACCCCGGTGATTGAACAGGCCTGA
- the recR gene encoding recombination mediator RecR: protein MSTTNSLEVLIQALRRLPGVGVKSAQRMAFHLLQHDRDGALALSRALQEAVGSVHHCTLCHTFTEAEVCSTCLDPERDATRLCVVETPADQSALERTGAFKGLYFVLMGRLSPLDGIGPKEIGLQKLMERATNGVVQEVILATNFNAEGEATAHVISEALKSRGLHVTRLARGVPVGSELEYVDLGTIAHALVDRR, encoded by the coding sequence ATGTCCACCACCAACTCCCTCGAAGTCTTGATCCAGGCCCTGCGCCGCTTGCCGGGGGTGGGGGTGAAGTCTGCGCAGCGCATGGCGTTTCATCTGTTGCAGCACGACCGCGACGGCGCGCTGGCGCTTTCGCGGGCGCTGCAGGAGGCCGTGGGGTCGGTGCACCACTGCACGCTGTGCCACACCTTCACCGAGGCCGAGGTGTGCAGCACCTGCCTGGACCCCGAGCGTGACGCCACGCGGCTGTGCGTGGTCGAAACACCGGCGGACCAGTCGGCGCTGGAGCGCACAGGCGCTTTCAAGGGGTTGTATTTTGTGCTGATGGGGCGGCTCAGCCCGCTCGACGGCATCGGGCCCAAGGAAATCGGCCTGCAAAAACTCATGGAGCGTGCTACCAACGGCGTGGTGCAGGAGGTGATTCTGGCCACCAACTTCAACGCCGAGGGCGAGGCCACGGCCCATGTGATCAGCGAGGCGCTCAAGAGCCGGGGCCTGCATGTGACGCGGCTGGCGCGGGGGGTGCCCGTGGGCAGCGAGCTGGAATATGTGGACCTGGGCACCATCGCGCATGCGCTGGTGGACCGCCGATAA
- a CDS encoding class I SAM-dependent methyltransferase, with product MIHPIISLHHWFDSPPGRYLLAWEQERCDEAVADIFGYHGLQIGIPMLDGLRANRIPHQWLALGEEGMALLPGARAATPQPTTGAAGPDALRLLALLADPVALPFADNSLDLILLPHTLEQSVDPHAALREVERVLVPEGRVVICGLNPVSLWALRQHRARLYQRLGRGRLFLPDAGEFIGYRRLRDWLRLLSFEVESAQFGCYRPAVRSSHWLERFAWMDRLGEQWWPILGAAYFLVAVKRVHGMRLLEPAWRTAPQRAAASVPVANRGAAGTPSHRTSRVPTAASGTTDRKKV from the coding sequence ATGATCCATCCAATTATAAGTTTGCACCACTGGTTCGACTCCCCCCCCGGCCGTTACCTGCTGGCCTGGGAGCAAGAGCGCTGTGACGAGGCGGTGGCGGACATTTTTGGCTACCACGGCCTGCAGATCGGCATCCCGATGCTCGACGGCCTGCGCGCCAACCGCATACCCCACCAGTGGCTGGCACTGGGCGAAGAGGGCATGGCCCTGCTACCCGGCGCCCGCGCCGCCACCCCCCAGCCAACCACGGGCGCCGCCGGGCCCGATGCCCTGCGCCTGCTGGCCCTGCTGGCCGACCCGGTGGCGCTGCCCTTTGCGGACAACAGCCTGGACCTCATCTTGCTGCCCCACACGCTCGAGCAGAGCGTGGACCCGCATGCCGCGCTGCGCGAGGTCGAGCGGGTGCTGGTGCCCGAGGGGCGGGTGGTGATTTGCGGGCTGAATCCTGTCAGCCTGTGGGCCTTGCGCCAGCACCGGGCGCGGCTTTACCAGCGCCTGGGGCGGGGCCGGCTGTTTTTGCCGGACGCGGGCGAATTCATCGGCTACCGGCGGCTGCGTGATTGGCTGCGGCTGCTGAGCTTCGAGGTCGAATCGGCCCAGTTTGGCTGCTATCGGCCCGCCGTGCGCAGCAGCCACTGGCTGGAAAGATTTGCCTGGATGGACCGTTTGGGCGAGCAATGGTGGCCGATACTCGGGGCCGCGTATTTTTTGGTGGCCGTCAAGCGCGTGCATGGCATGCGCCTGCTCGAACCCGCCTGGCGCACAGCCCCGCAGCGTGCCGCCGCGTCGGTGCCCGTGGCCAACCGCGGTGCCGCCGGAACACCCTCCCACCGCACCAGCCGGGTGCCCACCGCTGCGTCGGGCACCACAGACAGGAAAAAAGTTTGA
- the gloB gene encoding hydroxyacylglutathione hydrolase produces the protein MNLLALPAFADNYIWMLHDGRQAIVVDPGDATPVLQTLQAQGLQLQAILVTHHHADHVGGVDALRAATGAQVYGPARERIPEPLVRLAQDDTVDLLGLRFSVLDVPGHTAGHIAYYCPDMEGAPLLFCGDTLFSGGCGRLFEGTPAQMLASLDQLAALPGSTRVCCTHEYTLSNLRFARAVEPANQALRDYSSHCESLRAQQQPTLPSRIALERDINPFLRVREAAVAAAAQGFDARVQPQDAVAVFAALRQWKNDF, from the coding sequence ATGAACCTGCTTGCGCTGCCCGCCTTTGCCGACAACTACATCTGGATGCTGCACGACGGTCGGCAGGCGATTGTGGTGGACCCCGGCGACGCTACGCCCGTATTGCAAACCCTGCAAGCACAGGGACTGCAATTGCAGGCCATTCTAGTCACGCACCACCACGCCGATCATGTGGGCGGCGTCGATGCCTTGCGCGCAGCCACCGGCGCACAGGTGTACGGCCCCGCGCGCGAGCGCATCCCCGAGCCGCTGGTGCGCCTGGCGCAGGATGACACCGTGGACCTGCTGGGCCTGCGGTTTTCGGTGCTCGATGTTCCGGGCCACACAGCCGGCCACATCGCCTATTACTGCCCCGACATGGAGGGCGCCCCGCTGCTCTTTTGCGGAGACACCCTTTTCTCGGGCGGCTGCGGGCGCCTTTTTGAAGGCACGCCCGCGCAAATGCTGGCCTCGCTCGACCAACTGGCCGCCTTGCCTGGCAGCACCCGCGTATGCTGCACCCACGAATACACCCTCTCCAACCTGCGCTTCGCGCGCGCGGTGGAGCCCGCCAACCAGGCGCTGCGCGACTACAGCAGCCATTGCGAAAGCCTGCGTGCCCAGCAACAGCCCACGCTGCCATCGCGCATTGCGCTGGAACGTGACATCAACCCTTTTCTGCGGGTCCGCGAAGCAGCGGTTGCCGCAGCCGCCCAGGGCTTCGATGCCCGGGTCCAACCACAAGACGCCGTGGCGGTGTTTGCCGCCCTGCGCCAATGGAAAAACGACTTCTGA
- a CDS encoding phenylacetate--CoA ligase family protein, whose translation MSTVFDPLRLSTVSMDVMAANRDTPQGLLRRQQARLALLLGAALKGSRLYRELLGPDISARTPLQSLPVVTRCQLMERFDDWVTDPCLTLDGLRAFTADPARIAEPWQGRYMVWESSGTSGQPGIFVQDAQAMAVYDALEALRRCAPRPMLRWLDPLCLTERIAFVGATSGHFASYVSVQRMRALNPWLAGSTRSFSIQVPTPELVAALNDFAPTVLATYPTAAALLADEAGSGALRIAPQEVWTGGETLSPAVRAYIERGLDCPVRNSYGASEFLTMGWECAHGHMHLNADWVILEPVDEHHRTVPAGQPARSVLLTNLANTVQPLIRYDLGDQITLQPGRCGCGSPLPVMVVQGRHDDLLHMAGHEGRVVALLPMALSTVLEDEAGVFDFHLRQQDDHTLVLRLPATGEAGQAAMVRCCTALKAFAKAQGVLRLRVLQELGRPVPRGRSGKACRIVACAA comes from the coding sequence ATGAGCACCGTATTCGACCCGCTGCGTCTGTCGACGGTGTCGATGGATGTCATGGCCGCCAACCGCGATACGCCGCAGGGCCTGCTGCGGCGCCAGCAGGCGCGGCTGGCGCTGCTGCTGGGGGCTGCGCTGAAGGGCTCGCGCCTTTACCGCGAACTGCTGGGCCCAGACATTTCGGCCCGCACGCCGCTGCAGTCGTTGCCGGTGGTGACGCGCTGCCAGCTGATGGAGCGCTTTGACGACTGGGTGACCGACCCGTGCCTCACGCTCGACGGGTTGCGCGCCTTCACTGCCGACCCCGCGCGCATCGCCGAGCCCTGGCAGGGCCGCTACATGGTGTGGGAAAGCTCGGGCACCAGCGGTCAGCCGGGCATCTTTGTGCAGGACGCGCAGGCCATGGCCGTGTACGACGCGCTGGAGGCACTGCGCCGCTGCGCACCGCGCCCGATGCTGCGCTGGCTGGACCCGCTGTGCCTGACCGAGCGCATTGCCTTCGTGGGGGCAACCAGCGGGCATTTCGCCAGCTATGTCTCGGTGCAGCGGATGCGGGCGCTCAACCCCTGGCTGGCGGGCAGCACGCGCAGTTTTTCCATCCAGGTGCCCACGCCGGAACTGGTGGCCGCCCTCAACGACTTCGCGCCCACGGTGCTCGCCACGTACCCCACCGCCGCCGCGTTGCTGGCCGACGAGGCAGGCTCTGGCGCCTTGCGCATAGCGCCGCAAGAGGTGTGGACCGGCGGTGAAACGCTGAGCCCCGCCGTGCGCGCCTACATCGAGCGGGGGCTCGACTGCCCCGTGCGCAACAGCTATGGCGCGTCAGAATTCCTCACCATGGGCTGGGAATGCGCCCACGGCCACATGCACCTGAACGCCGACTGGGTGATCCTGGAGCCGGTGGACGAACACCACCGCACCGTGCCCGCAGGCCAGCCGGCCCGCAGCGTGCTGCTGACCAACCTGGCCAACACCGTTCAGCCGCTCATCCGTTACGACCTGGGCGACCAGATCACGCTGCAGCCCGGGCGCTGCGGCTGTGGCTCGCCGTTGCCGGTGATGGTGGTGCAGGGGCGCCACGACGACCTCTTGCACATGGCGGGGCACGAGGGTCGGGTGGTGGCGCTGCTGCCCATGGCCTTGTCCACCGTGCTGGAGGATGAGGCGGGCGTGTTCGATTTTCATCTGCGCCAGCAGGACGACCACACGCTGGTGCTCCGCCTGCCTGCAACGGGCGAGGCAGGGCAGGCGGCCATGGTGCGCTGCTGCACCGCGCTCAAGGCATTTGCCAAGGCCCAGGGCGTGCTCCGGCTGCGTGTGCTGCAGGAGCTGGGCCGTCCCGTGCCCCGCGGGCGCAGCGGCAAGGCCTGCCGCATTGTGGCCTGCGCTGCTTGA
- a CDS encoding MAPEG family protein — protein sequence MNSLHAARFTVAYWCVFMAVLLPLVCAWLAKNGGFSKPRREGGYDNHDPRAWMARQSDWHARANAAQANSFEALPFFVGAVLIAHQLGAGQTLLDILAFLFVMLRVFYIMMYVADMPRARSAVWGAAFLVNVAIFFIGYR from the coding sequence ATGAACTCTTTGCATGCGGCGCGTTTCACGGTGGCCTACTGGTGCGTTTTCATGGCCGTGCTGCTGCCCCTGGTGTGCGCCTGGCTGGCCAAGAACGGCGGCTTCAGCAAGCCGCGCCGCGAGGGTGGCTACGACAACCACGACCCGCGTGCCTGGATGGCCCGCCAGTCCGACTGGCATGCCCGCGCCAACGCAGCGCAGGCGAACAGTTTCGAAGCGCTGCCCTTCTTTGTGGGCGCCGTCCTCATTGCGCACCAATTGGGGGCAGGGCAGACCTTGCTCGATATCCTCGCCTTCCTGTTCGTCATGCTGCGCGTTTTCTACATCATGATGTATGTCGCCGACATGCCCAGGGCCCGCAGTGCGGTGTGGGGCGCGGCTTTCCTGGTGAACGTCGCCATTTTCTTCATCGGCTACCGGTGA
- a CDS encoding SagB/ThcOx family dehydrogenase produces the protein MNPLTKMALGLMGQLRPEPPTGDGSPVLALPPPLREAGMSLMQALARRQSQREFDPVALQLPVLSNLLWAAAGVNRPDSGGRTAPSAMNAQEVDVYVALPEGLYLYDPPAHALQRTVVADVRRVTGYQDFVDSAPLDLVYVADHGRMKLVPAEQRSAYAAAAAGAMAQNVYLQAASTGLAAVIRAWLDRTALAQAMGLGTNQQVLLAQTVGWPAGKAPP, from the coding sequence ATGAACCCGCTGACCAAGATGGCGCTGGGGCTGATGGGCCAATTGCGCCCCGAGCCCCCCACGGGCGACGGCAGCCCGGTGCTGGCCTTGCCACCGCCGCTGCGCGAAGCTGGCATGTCGCTGATGCAGGCGTTGGCCCGGCGGCAATCGCAGCGCGAATTCGATCCCGTTGCCCTGCAGCTTCCGGTGCTGTCGAACCTGCTGTGGGCTGCGGCGGGCGTCAACCGGCCTGACAGCGGCGGGCGCACGGCGCCCAGCGCCATGAACGCCCAAGAGGTGGATGTGTATGTGGCGCTGCCCGAAGGCCTGTACCTTTACGACCCCCCTGCCCACGCGCTGCAGCGCACGGTGGTTGCCGATGTGCGGCGCGTCACGGGCTACCAGGATTTCGTGGACAGCGCACCGCTTGATCTCGTCTATGTGGCCGACCATGGGCGCATGAAGCTGGTGCCCGCCGAGCAGCGCAGCGCCTACGCCGCAGCCGCTGCGGGCGCCATGGCGCAAAACGTCTATCTGCAGGCCGCATCCACCGGGCTGGCCGCCGTCATCCGGGCCTGGCTGGACCGCACCGCGCTGGCGCAGGCCATGGGGCTGGGAACCAACCAGCAGGTGCTGCTGGCGCAGACCGTAGGCTGGCCGGCCGGAAAGGCGCCGCCATGA
- the rnhA gene encoding ribonuclease HI: protein MNQIEIYTDGACKGNPGPGGWGVLLRSGATEKELFGGELGTTNNRMELTAVIEALSALKRPCAVTLYLDSEYVRKGITEWIHGWKARGWRTAAKQPVKNVELWQRLDALVTNAGHRIDWRWVRGHSGDPGNERADALANRGVEKALGRG from the coding sequence TTGAATCAGATTGAGATATACACCGATGGCGCCTGCAAGGGCAATCCGGGCCCTGGCGGCTGGGGCGTGTTGCTGCGCTCCGGCGCCACCGAAAAAGAGCTCTTTGGCGGCGAACTCGGCACCACCAACAACCGCATGGAACTGACCGCCGTCATCGAGGCACTGTCCGCGCTCAAGCGGCCTTGCGCGGTGACGCTGTACCTCGACAGCGAATATGTGCGCAAGGGCATCACCGAATGGATCCACGGCTGGAAGGCGCGCGGCTGGCGCACCGCCGCCAAACAGCCGGTGAAAAACGTCGAGCTGTGGCAGCGCCTGGATGCGCTGGTCACCAACGCCGGGCACCGCATCGACTGGCGCTGGGTGCGGGGGCATTCGGGTGATCCGGGCAACGAGCGCGCTGATGCCCTGGCCAACCGCGGTGTGGAAAAAGCCCTGGGGCGCGGCTGA